The Flavobacteriales bacterium genomic sequence TGCTAAAACAAAGTGCTCAAAGACCTGATTGGCCGATCGCAGGTATGGTCGCCATCGTTACCGTAGCCTTCATGTGGTACTCCTACGCTTACCTGCCCACCAGGGACTATAGACCTTATGCGGTAGGTGAGAATATCCTCGAGCAGATGAAGAGTGCTGAAGAACTGGGACTTCCAGCCCCTGAATATGTCTATGACTATACCATGGTGAATCAGGATACCGGAGAGGAGATGGTCATCACTTCCAAAGAATACATGGATGAGAAATGGTGGGAGAGAAAGGAGTGGGCGATCGATAAAGAGCGCACCGGCTCAGCCCGCAAAGTCAAGGATGGTTACGAACCCCCGATCACCGATTTCAGCTTCCAGGATGAATATGGTGATGAAGCATCTTACAGATTCCTTGAATCTGAGAAGCCGGTTCTCCTAGTGCTGACCTACGATGTGGAAAGTTCAGATGATGCGATCGAAGAAGTCTCTGCCTTGGCCGAAGAATTGCTG encodes the following:
- a CDS encoding redoxin domain-containing protein yields the protein LKQSAQRPDWPIAGMVAIVTVAFMWYSYAYLPTRDYRPYAVGENILEQMKSAEELGLPAPEYVYDYTMVNQDTGEEMVITSKEYMDEKWWERKEWAIDKERTGSARKVKDGYEPPITDFSFQDEYGDEASYRFLESEKPVLLVLTYDVESSDDAIEEVSALAEELLSKNVEVFGLSASAMEQIEDFRHEYQLAFPYFQGDEKVIKTVVRSNPGLVLLDGATILEKWSAASVPEVDEVMERIQAQ